One Asterias rubens chromosome 1, eAstRub1.3, whole genome shotgun sequence genomic region harbors:
- the LOC117293183 gene encoding uncharacterized protein LOC117293183, with amino-acid sequence MAIGTGNSCKINEPDDELPDVKTSHDCYLSYYSTLLEYLQSTVLRCENPVDRYDPESQRNREWETESPSDSAWELACAYEDEVIATNVAFNDVFDIRLINGSSDLVGILELRHNESSWAPACFYDKSSVRVIPQNVCHDLGHNCAYKWQLVQPKESQGLEYVFHEGTNGWLGVENRCLRHGGSNLHIECSIDITLNNVTVHILPDQTCQGRCGDLPTHKQCGCDFMCHIFKDCCFDIDICVFPTAPDFESHPFPNLVTLLHSSEYYECLSVDSQFGSYELVSICPDSWSNDTVRNQCESPPYSQPVLYLPLDIPFKNIMCAYCHGVEQFSKISQKQDQGFNATGTIKYEVMLIPLGSQGTRPCVNDVINTCLNETHDLQQSCQGYKAQYLQYKNPHCALCKGVDLDSISLCQTTQEDRIFLVETDGIDQEPENPILISKTLLDGVPDDFAFEYHSITVYVEKTCWQVQSVLKVTKHESENDFSGLDSIKCLIYAVAYSNLNLALHFSSPLRSLLDSEPQVERSEVTVSISSPTLSEIGDFAGTLDKVLRVNGDVTQTDWGFQCGLAKVSLIHECSKQPTNDTTSNTKNECIDTEEGASISMNVSGELFVYVIDDDTLLSPVNITTTIAYDVHTETVGKKKFIRFCGERNYSLTCKTLTDFKNMYRYSTYYIERPETNATLPNGETIVCFSKAQLDLFSSPEQIVNLVCFSLSLAGLTATLITYAVFSVLRNAQGLAVMSLSFAILIAQLSSILSQVVANLSIRGLCTAVALITHYFWLSAFAWMAAISWDFMRTFSSMSSAKTTSLRKFRRLSLVAWCSPLLVIIPHLILHFCECTGLNFSYGSEVSCWIASREAIFIMFCVPVILCVCFNVVCFGWTVRCIRSSKRASYMVKKQTSSIKEAWMELAIYVKISSLMGFSWIIGFVAMATNVVIFWYLFAIISSLQGVFIFCSFAFTGRVRALWLAKLRNRSHKELPSSTRSSQRPSIDSRVKTTETKI; translated from the exons ATGGCTATAGGGACTGGAAACTCGTGTAAGATCAACGAGCCAGACGATGAGCTCCCTGACGTGAAGACAAGTCACGATTGTTACTTGTCTTACTACAGTACGCTTCTTGAGTATCTTCAAAGTACCGTGTTACGTTGCGAGAATCCGGTCGATAGGTATGACCCCGAGAGCCAACGGAACCGGGAGTGGGAAACTGAAAGTCCCAGTGACAGTGCTTGGGAATTAGCCTGTGCTTACG aagATGAAGTCATTGCTACCAACGTGGCCTTTAATGATGTGTTTGACATTCGTCTGATCAACGGCTCTTCGGATTTGGTTGGTATCTTGGAATTGAGACACAACGAGTCGAGCTGGGCACCAGCCTGCTTTTATGATAAAAGTAGCGTGAGAGTTATACCGCAAAACGTCTGCCATGATCTTGGTCACAATTGCGCTTATAAATGGCAACTAGTTCAACCGAAGGAAAGCCAGGGTCTTGAGTATGTCTTCCATGAAGGAACTAATGGATGGCTCGGGGTGGAGAATCGCTGTCTCAGGCATGGTGGATCTAACCTTCACATCGAATGCAGTATAG atatAACACTGAATAATGTAACAGTACACATCCTACCGGATCAGACTTGCCAAGGTCGTTGTGGTGACCTACCAACTCACAAACAATGCGGTTGTGATTTCATGTGCCACATCTTCAAGGATTGTTGCTTTGACATTGACATCTGCGTATTCCCAACAGCACCCGACTTCGAATCTCACCCGTTTCCGAACTTGGTGACTTTATTGCACAGCTCAGAATACTACGAGTGTTTATCGGTGGATTCTCAATTCGGTAGCTATGAGTTGGTGAGTATCTGTCCTGATAGCTGGTCCAATGACACGGTGAGGAACCAATGCGAATCTCCACCTTATTCACAACCAGTTCTGTATCTACCGCTGGATATACCCTTCAAGAACATCATGTGTGCCTACTGTCATGGGGTCGAACAGTTCTCAAAGATATCACAAAAACAAGACCAGGGTTTCAACGCTACCGGTACTATTAAGTATGAAGTCATGTTAATTCCTTTAGGGAGTCAAGGAACCCGACCGTGTgtcaatgacgtcattaatACATGTCTTAATGAAACACACGACCTGCAACAATCATGTCAAGGCTATAAAGCACAGTATTTACAATATAAAAACCCACATTGCGCACTGTGTAAAGGTGTCGACTTAGACAGTATTAGTCTGTGCCAAACGACGCAAGAGGACCGGATCTTTCTAGTAGAAACAGACGGAATAGATCAAGAACCTGAAAATCCGATCCTTATTAGCAAAACTCTGCTCGATGGAGTGCCTGATGACTTTGCATTTGAATACCACTCCATAACCGTATATGTTGAGAAAACATGTTGGCAAGTGCAATCCGTTTTAAAAGTTACAAAACATGAGAGCGAGAATGATTTTTCTGGTCTGGATTCCATAAAGTGCCTTATTTATGCAGTCGCTTATTCAAATCTGAACCTAGCTCTGCACTTTTCGTCTCCCCTGCGGTCGTTACTAGATTCAGAACCTCAAGTGGAGAGGTCAGAGGTCACGGTTTCCATTTCAAGCCCGACGCTTTCAGAGATAGGCGACTTTGCCGGAACGCTAGATAAGGTTTTACGCGTTAATGGTGACGTCACACAAACCGACTGGGGATTCCAATGTGGCCTCGCAAAGGTATCACTGATCCATGAATGTTCAAAACAACCAACCAATGATACCACGAGCAACACCAAGAATGAATGTATTGATACCGAAGAAGGAGCCTCGATATCAATGAATGTGAGTGGAGAGCTATTTGTCTACGTCATTGATGACGACACACTCTTATCCCCTGTTAACATTACCACGACTATAGCATACGATGTACACACCGAAACTGTtggcaaaaaaaagttcatCCGGTTTTGTGGAGAGCGAAATTATAGTTTAACTTGCAAAACCTTGACAGATTTTAAGAATATGTATCGGTACTCTACATATTATATCGAGAGGCCAGAAACAAACGCCACATTACCCAATGGGGAGACGatagtttgtttttcaaaggcCCAGTTGGATCTTTTCTCCAGTCCCGAGCAGATTGTGAACCTCGTGTGTTTCAGTCTCTCCTTAGCCGGGCTCACAGCTACCTTGATCACCTATGCTGTATTCTCTGTTCTGAGAAACGCCCAAGGCTTGGCTGTCATGAGTCTGTCTTTTGCCATCTTGATTGCCCAATTATCCTCAATTCTTTCCCAGGTTGTTGCCAACCTTTCGATTCGAGGTCTTTGTACGGCTGTTGCTCTCATAACGCATTATTTCTGGTTGTCGGCATTTGCGTGGATGGCGGCCATATCGTGGGATTTTATGCGCACTTTCTCAAGCATGTCGTCAGCCAAGACGACCAGCCTCCGGAAGTTCCGTCGCCTGTCTTTGGTTGCCTGGTGCTCACCGCTGCTGGTGATCATTCCTCATCTTATCTTGCATTTCTGCGAGTGCACTGGGCTTAATTTCAGCTACGGCAGTGAGGTTTCCTGCTGGATTGCAAGCAGGGAGGCGATCTTCATCATGTTCTGTGTACCAGTCATACTCTGTGTCTGCTTCAATGTAGTTTGTTTTGGCTGGACCGTCAGGTGTATCCGCTCGTCAAAGAGGGCCTCCTACATGGTCAAGAAACAAACTTCAAGCATCAAAGAAGCTTGGATGGAGCTTGCGATTTATGTCAAG ATTTCAAGCTTGATGGGGTTTTCCTGGATCATTGGTTTCGTCGCCATGGCTACCAATGTCGTCATCTTTTGGTACCTCTTTGCGATCATTAGTTCTCTCCAGGGTGTCTTCATCTTCTGTTCGTTCGCATTTACTGGCCGAGTGAGGGCGCTGTGGCTTGCGAAGCTACGCAATCGTTCTCACAAAGAGTTACCCTCCTCCACCAGATCGAGCCAGAGGCCCTCTATTGACAGCCGAGTAAAGACCACAGAAACAAAGATTTAG